In Ignavibacteriales bacterium, the following are encoded in one genomic region:
- the glgA gene encoding glycogen synthase GlgA — MPETQERKKRICIAASECVPFAKTGGLADVCGSLPKALAEIDCEVKLFMPMYKPVKIDQYGFKLMDEFGGMDVRLGEKHVEFGLWHSTLPGSDVDVYLVDCPQYFHRDSIYTNDPDEGERFILFQIAVLEGLQRMEWSPDIIHCNDWQTALIPVYLKTNYKWDGLFEGTKSLLSIHNIGYQGRFSSDLVETANLSYSDYYQGGPYEFDGTFSFLKSGILFADVITTVSPTYALEIQTPEYGAGLDGVLSARSDHLFGILNGIDTDVWDPDKDAFIRYNYNVDTIEFKQNDKIDLFKRLEREFDPDIATIGVISRLTGQKGLELMEPIFADLMNMRLQFVILGSGEDKYENFFNIANYSYASKFLTYIGYSNELSHLMTAGCDMILMPSRYEPCGLNQMYALAYGTVPVVRATGGLADTVIDLSADPYNGNGFSFYDFTSDALLDAVRRAVDTYSNKQLWHKVMQRGMREDFSWKKSAGKYVELYDKLINNSI; from the coding sequence ATGCCTGAAACTCAGGAGCGAAAAAAGAGGATCTGTATTGCAGCGAGCGAGTGTGTTCCGTTTGCAAAGACCGGCGGATTGGCAGACGTGTGCGGATCGCTGCCTAAAGCACTTGCAGAGATCGATTGCGAAGTGAAGCTGTTCATGCCAATGTACAAGCCCGTGAAAATAGATCAGTACGGGTTTAAGCTAATGGATGAATTTGGGGGTATGGATGTACGGTTAGGCGAAAAACATGTTGAGTTTGGCTTATGGCATAGTACACTTCCCGGAAGTGACGTAGACGTTTACCTGGTCGATTGCCCGCAATATTTTCACAGAGACAGTATTTATACAAATGATCCCGACGAGGGTGAGAGGTTTATCCTGTTCCAGATCGCGGTGCTCGAAGGTCTGCAAAGAATGGAATGGTCGCCGGATATTATACATTGCAATGATTGGCAGACTGCGCTTATCCCAGTATATTTGAAAACCAATTATAAATGGGACGGCTTGTTCGAAGGAACAAAGTCTCTTCTCTCTATCCATAATATAGGATACCAGGGGAGGTTTTCTTCGGACCTGGTTGAAACCGCAAATCTCTCATACTCTGATTACTATCAAGGCGGTCCTTATGAATTCGATGGGACATTTTCATTTCTTAAGTCCGGTATATTATTCGCAGATGTAATTACAACTGTAAGCCCAACATACGCACTGGAGATCCAAACACCGGAATACGGAGCCGGACTAGACGGGGTACTTTCCGCAAGAAGTGATCATCTTTTTGGAATATTGAACGGAATAGATACCGATGTTTGGGATCCTGACAAGGATGCATTTATAAGATACAATTATAATGTGGACACGATAGAATTTAAACAGAATGACAAGATAGATCTATTCAAACGACTGGAAAGGGAATTCGATCCTGATATTGCAACGATAGGTGTAATATCAAGGCTTACCGGGCAGAAAGGGCTGGAATTAATGGAACCTATTTTTGCCGACCTAATGAATATGAGGCTCCAATTTGTAATACTTGGCAGTGGTGAAGATAAATATGAAAATTTTTTTAACATTGCAAATTATTCCTATGCTAGTAAATTTCTTACTTATATAGGGTATAGCAATGAGCTTTCGCACCTGATGACTGCAGGATGTGATATGATATTGATGCCTTCGAGATACGAACCTTGCGGACTAAACCAGATGTACGCGCTCGCTTATGGTACTGTACCCGTAGTAAGAGCAACAGGCGGGTTAGCCGACACAGTTATAGATCTAAGCGCAGACCCTTATAATGGAAACGGGTTCTCGTTTTATGATTTTACATCGGATGCTCTACTAGATGCTGTCAGGAGAGCTGTCGATACATATTCGAATAAGCAACTATGGCATAAGGTAATGCAAAGAGGAATGCGAGAGGATTTTTCGTGGAAAAAATCGGCAGGTAAATACGTCGAACTTTACGATAAGTTAATCAATAATTCAATATAA
- a CDS encoding mechanosensitive ion channel, translated as MGDLAQIVDSIKDFLSIHLFNIGTTNVTLWLVLNILFFLVLLVFFTGKLKKWILELLQKRSHITPGVGDAIATIVRYLFVIIGLVIILQTMGIDLSSLVVLAGALGVGLGFGLQNIVNNLISGIIILFERPIKLGDRVVVGEVEGNVTAINIRATTVVTNSNVAIIIPNSEFISAKVTNLSYTDDKIRFDIPVGVGYSSDINLVRKALLEVAAEEPGILPDPPPKALFLEFGDFTYNFVLRVWTSEYLKTPKVFRSLVNFKMWQKFKDYNIEVPFPQRDLHLRSGVLPIVKGDETPGDISGLDDSGAQSDPPQNKS; from the coding sequence CTGGGTGACCTCGCGCAAATAGTAGATTCGATCAAGGATTTTTTAAGTATCCACTTATTCAATATCGGTACGACGAACGTAACACTGTGGCTGGTATTGAACATACTTTTTTTCTTAGTCCTACTAGTATTCTTTACAGGTAAGTTAAAAAAGTGGATATTGGAATTACTTCAAAAGCGAAGCCATATAACGCCCGGTGTAGGTGATGCAATAGCGACGATCGTCAGGTATCTGTTCGTAATAATCGGCCTGGTTATCATCCTTCAGACGATGGGTATAGATCTGAGTTCGCTGGTGGTATTAGCCGGCGCGCTGGGTGTAGGTCTTGGTTTTGGTCTGCAGAATATTGTTAACAATCTCATTAGTGGTATAATAATTTTATTCGAACGCCCGATTAAGCTTGGGGACAGGGTAGTGGTGGGTGAAGTAGAAGGGAACGTTACTGCCATCAATATACGCGCTACGACGGTTGTAACTAATTCAAACGTAGCGATAATCATACCTAACTCGGAATTTATCTCAGCAAAGGTGACGAACCTTTCATACACCGATGACAAGATAAGGTTCGACATACCTGTTGGTGTCGGTTATAGCAGTGATATAAACTTAGTGAGAAAAGCGCTTCTGGAAGTTGCGGCTGAAGAGCCGGGTATATTGCCGGACCCACCCCCAAAAGCATTGTTCCTGGAGTTTGGTGACTTTACATACAATTTTGTTTTGAGAGTATGGACCTCAGAATACTTGAAAACTCCAAAGGTATTCCGCAGTCTTGTAAACTTTAAGATGTGGCAGAAGTTTAAAGATTATAATATCGAGGTACCATTCCCGCAGAGAGATCTGCATTTAAGGAGCGGGGTACTGCCGATAGTAAAAGGAGATGAGACTCCGGGTGATATAAGCGGTTTGGATGACTCGGGTGCTCAAAGTGATCCTCCCCAAAATAAATCTTAA